The Gemmatimonas sp. DNA window CAAGGGTCCGATCGGCGTGTCGAGAATCTCCGACGGGTTCCGGAACTCGGTGAGCGCCCGCACCGAGAAGCGGAACTGTCCTTTCCGAATGGTGCCGCCGGCACCGGTGGCATTCTCGGCCCGGATCGCGGCTGCTACATCTTCCGGCGTGAGATCGAGAGCGCGCAGCTTCTCGGGATCGAGCTCTACGCGGACTTCATCGTCGGGCGCCCCCACCACCGCTACACTCGATACGCCTTCGATTTGCTCGAGACGTCGCGCGTGCACTTCGGTGGCCGTGCGCGCCAAGCTGCGCAGGTCGCCACCACCTTGTGCCCGCGAAGCTTTTGCCGCTTGCGACGCTGACTGCTTGATGGCCAGCACCGCGATGGGGCGTTCACCCGGATCGCTGGTGAGCAGCGTGGGGCGATCGGCGCGTTCCGGTAGCTGACTGCGCGCCGCGTCGAGCCGTTCACGCACCGACAGCACGGTGGCGCGCATGTCAGTGCCCCACTCGAAGCGCGCGGTGGTGGTCACTTCATTGTTGCGACTCACACTGCGCAGTTCGGTCAGCCCCGGCGTGGCACCGATCGCTTCTTCAATCGGCTCGGCCACGAAGCGCGACACTTCGGGCGCGGCGGCGCCGGTGTACACCGTGCGAATGGTGAGCACCGGCAGCGACACATCGGGCAGCAGCGACACCGGCAATCGACTCAGCGACACCGAGCCCAGTAGAACGACGGCCAGAATCGCGGACAGCGTCGCGACGGGGCGACGCACCGCATAGGCGGCGAGACTCACGCGCCGCCCTCCCTATCGCTTGAGTTTCGGCGCACGATCGCTCGGCGCACGTTCACCCGACGCACCGGTAGCGGGCGACGCTTCGCGCGGCGCCGTCACGCGTACCGGCGCGTCGTGCGTGAGCGTGAGATGTCCTTCGGTAATGATCTGATCGCCCGGATTCACCGGAATCTGCCCGGTGGTGGAATCAGGCAGCACCTCGGTGTCGATGCCATTCGTGCGACCCGGCACGATGTAGGTCCACTGCGCGCGTCCGTCTTTCACCACGAACACCAGCGGTCGTCCATCGCGCTCGATGACGGCACGCGACGGTACCATGCGTCGGCCCGGCAATCGCGTGGCCTCGAGTTGCACGTCGGCATACATCCCGGGGCGTAGCGTACCGTCGCCCTGCACGCGCACGATGGCGCGGCCGGCGCGCGTGACGGAGTCTACCAACGGCAACAGCGCATCCACCCGACCACGTAGCAATCGACCCTGCGCGCCAGCGCTGCTGATGCTGGCTTCACCGCCCACCCGCACCAGCGGCAAGTCATGCTCGAGCACCTGCGCCTCGATACGCAGATTGCGCGTGTCGACTACCGTGAGCAGCGGCTGCCCGGCACTGACCTTCTCGCCGGCCGAGATCTCGATGGCGTCTACGATGCCATTTACGGGGCTCCGGATCGTGGCGCGATCCTGCTCGTACTTGGCGCGTTCGAGGCGCAATCGCGCGCCAACCAGGCCGGCTTTGTTCATCAGGGCCTTGCGCTGTTCCGGCGTCGGGCCACGGCCCGTGACCACTGACTCGGGCACGAAGCTTTCCAGAAAGCGCTGCTCGGCTTCATCGGTGCTGGCCTGCGCGTCGCGCACCGAGAGATCGAAGGGATACCCATCGAGACGGGCCAGCACCTGTCCCTTGGACACCGACTGCCCGGGTCGTACCACGAGCTGCGCCACCGTGCCCGCCACTTCGGCGCGCAGCTTTACCGCCGCGTCGGAGCGGATCTGCCCCGTGGTGGTTACCCGCAGCACCAGGTCGCCGTCGCGCGCCTCTTCGGCCATCACCGGCAGGGCCAAGGCCGGGCGGCCGGCTTCCTCGGCCGCTTCCTGAGCGGCGGTGGAGGTGGCGCTGGCGGAATCGGTGGTAGCGGCGGCGTCGCCCTTGTTGCAGGCGGTGAACGTGAGCGCAGCGAGCAGTGGCGCGACCACCAGCGGGCCGAGAACACGAGCGGGACGACTGGGAGGTGTCTGCATTGGGATCGTCAGTAGCGAAGCCGGCGCGTGCGGATGCGCGACGCCGAGCGATGGCACGCAATTGGAGTCGCCGTAGCGCGGAAAGGTTGCCACGGCGGAGGCGAGACAAGTATGGAGAGAGGGGCGGGATCGCGCGATGGCGAAATGCTGCGCACGGGGTGATTCGAGCGCGCCAAGCAGCGCGAGATCTGGTCACAGCAGGGAGACGGACCGCTGGCGAATCGACTCACGTGAAAGCGAATCTGATGATGGCCGCGTTTCTCAAAACGGCGCGGGGCACAATCGGAAGCGACGCGAAGGTGCCGATCACCAATGGGTTGAGTTTCTCGGTCCTCGGGCGCGTGCGATCACTCATGCGCGATGCGCGTTTGATGGCGAACACAGTTCATGTTGCGCAATCTGTTGCTCCGGCAATGTTAAAGCCGGTCTTTCAGCTGGATCGATCTGAGTCGCAAAACATCAACTGGATCGTGCTACAGTGCGATCAACAAGTAAGAATCGACGATTTGCCATTCTGGAAGGTTCGCTCCCGCGTTCGCCAGTGTCAATTGATAGTTCCACTCTTCTGGCGGTGGCAGAATGAGGAGATTTGCTGCGATAAAGTAGGGTGCGGTGGCACTGACAGGAGGCACAAAGCCTTGCCGCCTACCTTGCAGCACTTCGCGAGCGAGGGGTCGCAGCTTTCTTCGTACGGCAAATACACCGCCTGCCGACGGAGTTTATTGTCTCCGCCGATGCGGATATAGAGCACGGTGGTGACGTAACAGCGACGTCGCGTCTCCCCTAGCCAGACATGCCGTGGTTTATCATCGAAACGTTTCGGAGCTTCGACGTCACGGCGGCAGGCCGGGTACACTTTTCACGACCAATTCTAGGTCGCCGAAACAGGGAGTGAAGCGACTCGTTTCTATTGGTCCCGCGCCGGGGCGCCGGCGACTGCGCGTGCGGGTACTCACCGTGCGGGTTGGCGCCTTCCGCCGACGGCGGGAACAACCGAGGGAACATTCGCGCGCACGATGCTATCAAGGACGCTGACGCTGGGCGTTCCACCGAGCAGGGTCGAGCCCACGATGACGCTCGGGGTGCCACTCAACTTCAGAGTACGCGCCTGCGCCATGTCAGCCTTTACTCGCGTGTCGAACCGCCGACTGGTGACGCACCGTTCAAAGGCGGCCACATCCGCAACGCCGCTCTTGCGTGCGAATGCGCTCCATTGCTCCGAGGGAATCGAATCCTGAGATTCGAAGAGTGCATCATGAAAGCGTTCGAAACGATCTTGGTCGCCCGCGCATTCGGCGGCTAACGCGGCATCAAAGGCGTAGGGGTGAAGATTCTCGATGGGCATGTGGCGATACTCTACGCGAATCGCGTCGGGATACCGTTCACGAATCCGTTTGAGATTCTGCTGAAGCACGGAGCAGAACGGACATTGGAAGTCGGAGAAAACAAGCAGCGCGACCGGTGCGGATTCCGGACCCATTCGTCTGCCGACCCCCCACGATTCAAGCGCCTCGCGCAGCTCACGGTTCTTCGGTGCGCTGCGTACCGGAGGAAAGAACTCCCGCCGCACCACCGCTGCGGTGACGAGCAAGGCGCAGACCGTGAGCAGCGCAGACGAGATGGTTCCCCAGCGGCTACTTTCGGCCATGGCCACGCTCCGCAGCGAGAGAGTCGAGCAGACGAAAGGCGTACACGGAAGGCACCTGATTCTCGTCGCTTCCGATGGTATACAGATGGTTCGCGCGGACGGCTGCGAGGCGCATGTCGGCAGGAAAGCGCACCGTGCCGCGCACGACGCCGTCCACATCGCACCACACCCAGCGATCGGGTTGACCGCCGGCACCGGTGAGCCCGAGCCACACGCCGTCGTGTTCATCGACCACGACATCGGCGAGCGGCGGCCACGCCACCGGCATCGAATCGGAGAGCACATCGCGCAGGCGGGCGCTGGTTCGCTCCCGTTCACGTGCGAGGTCGTCGGGACGCACGGCCACGGGCGAGGTGGTCATGGCACACCGACGAGCCTCGCTGCCATCGAGCGCTACCACCGTGACCGCCACCGTGTCGGTGCGCGCATACACGACTCGCTTGCCGGCAGAGAAGCGAACGATCGGTTGTCGGCCGAAGACGTTGGTGCCCACGGATATCATCGAACCCATGCGGCGGAAGAGATTCGAGCGACCGATTCCCGTCAGCAACGAGTCGCGGACCAGCGTGCCTTCCGTACCGAGCACCCGCACCACCATGCGTCGGTCGGCAAACTGCGCATCCGATGCCTGCGCTCGGACCGGCGCCATGTAGGTGGCCAGCAACTGCGACGTGGCGCCAATGCGGTACACCCGTTCCGGCGAGCCGGAGCCCTGATTGGTCACCGTGCGCGAGTACACGACACTGTCGTCACCGGATCGGAAGGCGTTGATGCGCTGTAGCACGTTGTCGAAGACGAACAGCGTATCGCCTTCGCCCGCCTGCACACTGCCGATGCCTCGGAACTCGCCAGGGCCCGCGCCCGGACGTCCGATGGTTCGCAGCACTCGGCCGTGCGGCGAGATCACCGTGACGCTGAACGGAGCGGCATCGGCCACGTAGACGGCCCCGTGCCGATCCACATCGAGGTCGATGATGTAGCTGAACGACGCCTCCGCATCCGTTTGCCAGAGCGGTGCAATGCGCAACGACGGTCCTTCGTCCGAGCTTGCCACCGCCGGCGTTGTTGCAGCAGGCTCGCTCGTGCGCGTGCGTGCGGTGTCTGATGCGCTACATGCCACGACGCCGAGCAAGCCACTCACCAATCCAACACGCGCCCCGCTGACGAGTCGGAACGCATGTCGAAGCAGCTGGACGCGGCACGCGCTCAAAAGAGTAGGCAGCCCAAGAACGTGGTACAGGCCTCGCAGCTAGTCGCGGTGGCCTCACACGCGCCGCCGCAACATCTCGGTCCGCTGCCAACCTGACAACACACATCGCCGGACTCGGCCATCACCGGTCGCGGAGACGCCAACATGAACGCGCCGGCTCCGATGACCATCATCGCAAGCGCCCGCATCCGCTTCATCTGTCTCGTCGTCATACTCGTTCCCTAGAAGAGGTGAATAGAAGCGTCGATCAGGTAAGAAGGCAGTTCCAGAATCCGGTGCAGGCGTCACAAGTCGTCATGGTTGCTTCGCAATGCCAGCCGCAGCACTGCGCCTGCCCGTTTGCTGAGGTGCAGCAGGTTTGCCCCTCTCCAGCGAGCGCGGTCTTGGGATTGAGCAGGATCATGCCGCCGACGGCAATGGTCACTGCAGATACGAACGTCCTGATGCGCCGATGCATAGGCCTCTCGTGTTGGAATGTCAGACAGAGTGAACACGCAGACTATTCAACGGGGCGATTGGGTCGACAAGGACCAAACAGGGACAGAGTCGTCGTCCAACTTTTGAAGGAGCTTCTGTGCTCTCAGGGCGCGGCGGACGGAGCGGGGGTCACTCCACCCGCACAGCTCGGCGATCTCAGCGGCAGAGATCACTCGCTGATTCAGCAGCGCCAGAGCGTACGCACTACGCGCGGCGCGTATGGACTGGGCAAGAGACGGCAAGCCGCTGGCGGCGAGGTAGCGATTGATCGTCTTCTGACTGCAGCAGAGCTCTGCGGCGATGCGCTTGGTCGTCCACATCGCCGGGCTTCTCCTGACGTCATCCAGAAGGGCACGAAGACGATCTGCCTGCGGCCACCGGTGGGCACCGCAGACGGTCGACGCGATCGACTCGATGGCCGCCTGCAGCGGCGCATCGCGCCAGATGGCCGGGAGCAGCGAGAGGAGTCGCCGCACGATCGCGACGCTGTTGGCCTCGGGGGCGGTATAGACGACCGCACGCGTACGAGGGTGTGATGCCTTCCATCCACTCGCGAGTTGCATCAGCTGTTCGTCGCTCATGCCGTGCGCGTTCGGCCAAGACACGGGATCGATGATCAGGTCATCGCATCCTGTGCGCAAGGCGTGCTGGACATCGTCGAGAGAATCGGCTTGGCAGAGCAGCGGCCAATCACCGAACGCGTAGGCTGCGAGCTGGAGACGCAGCAGACTGAAGAGCTGCGTGCTGACGGCCACGACCATACGGCGCGTGTCGATGCGCGTCCCCTGTGGGCGGTCTCGCAGTGGAGTCATGACAGTTGAATTGGACGAGGGGTCGCTGTACGCATTTCGCTGTGTGTACTTCGTGTTGCACATTTCGCGGGGCGCATGCGGCGTTCATCGATGTCCCTCGTGCAGGATCACACGGCCCGCACGGCTGCGGTACGTTGCGGCTCGTGTGGCGACCGATGCCAGCGCGGCTGCCGACGGCCATTCCACAGATCGAGTCCATCACGCATGAGCATCCACTCGCCCGCATCCACTTCCACGTTCTGCTGCCCCGCCCGCAAAGCCATCGGCAGTCGAAACGTGCCGCGTTCCACTCGCTTGTACTCGACCATAAACCGATGCAATCCCACGCGAACAGTGTGATGCGGTCGCGTCGCCTATTCAGGACCACAAACAGATGGCCGCTCATGGGGTCCGCGCCGATCACGCTCGGCGTGAGCGCGGGGAATCCATCACCGCCGCGTCGCAAGTCGCAGAGCGCGGCGGCCACGTGGATCCGGATCGCCGCCGGACAGCGTGAACATCTCAGCCGTACTGCTTGAGCGCAGCCGGCACCGCGCAGATCGCCTCGGGCGCCACACCGCGAACACGAATCATCCGAATCTCCATCGGTGCAGCGTCACCCGCGTCGCCTCGCTCCGGCAGCACGCGCCCGGGATGGAACCCTACCGGTCCGCATTCGGGCACGGGACCGTGCGCGTCCGTCGTCGTGATCCGATAGTAGAGTCGGTGCACCGCGATGCCGTAGCGTCGCGCGAACGCCGCAGGCGACTCGCCACTCCGTCGCCACGCCGCCACGATGCACTGCCCCTTGTCCTCACTCCACACCCGCTGCGTCGCGAGTCGCTGCCCCTCGCTATCCATCATGTCCATCGCCCCTCCTCTCGTTCGTCGTGAACCCACCGAACGAACGCAGATCGCTACCGCACCGCCTCATGGAAAGGTGGTAAATCCGTACGCTTATCCACGGGGTACTCGCCGCGACTGAGTGCCAAGTTGCATAGCGAGATGCCGCCTTTTGAGTGATCGGCCATCTCGACGACCTGAAACCAGTTCTTCAGCAACCGAAACGGCGGCAGTCGGCTTCGGGCGAGCTCGCGCGACAGCTCACGGCGATCGGAAACGCCAAGGGCTGCACAGGCGTCGGCGACGGTGACCGCTAGTCGCAACTTGGCGAACAGTTCCGCCAGCGCACCCATACGAACACGGAGCTCCACCCAATGCAGCTCGACTTTGCCTTCACCGTATGCGCCGGTGTCAAGCAGCATGCATTCCCCCGCCGATTCCCAGTCGACCCACTCGCTTCTCCGTTCAAGACCAAAGGATTCAATACGTGATGCCGCGATTGCGACTTCATTTTTGAAGCGGAATCATTGGTATGCAATAGCGAATTCGCAGATACTCAATTCTCGTTGCCCACCATGTTCTCCGCTTGCCCACCGTGTTCGCTTGCCGCGTATTTACGCGCAGCGCCACGTGTTCTCGTCCCCGGCGCGGACACCTCAATACCGCGCCGCCCCAATCACCCAGCGCACGATCCACGTGCCCGAGGTCTCACCCTCTGCATGCTGCACCAGCGCCGTGAGCGTATCGCCACGCCCCGAATAGCACGCCGGTATTTCCGCCGAGACCGGTAGCTGGACTTCACGGCAACTGCGTCGCGAACGCCAGTCCACCACTTGCGGGTGCGCCGGCCCCGTGAAGTCGCCCTACGCGAAGGCGGGGTCGTACGTGATCGCCGCCGAGCGCTCGCCGGCGAGCATGCCCACGAGCATCGGGAACGACCACGTGAAGGCTGACGCCGGCGCCTGCGAGGGATCGCGCAGCAGCTCCAGCATCACCTCGGCGCGCGCGCCGCGTCGCGTGGTGACGACCAGCGCCACCGAATCGATGGACGGCGACGACAGGTGCCAGCGATACACCATGTTCGACGCTTCGAACACGCCCACCACGGTGCGGTCATCGCGCGCGACTTCCACGCTGCCGAACGCCTGCGCGATGAGCGGGCTCCTCGTTATAGATGCGCGGCACGGATCCGCCGCGCTGCGGTGCGGTAGCGCTATCCGTCAACAGCGCGAACGCCGTCCCGCTGTCGGCCGGCAGCGAGCCCACCAGCAGGCCGTCGTGCCACCCTCGAATAGTCGTACTCGGCCAGCCCATCGCGATCGACCGTCGTGGCTGTGTCGTGGTGCGGTCGAACAGTGTCGCACGGCGCTGCCCGCCGTCCTGCACCGCCAGCACGCTGTCGCCGACGAGCGCCAACGACGTGGGTCGCATCACTTCACGCGGGCCGCCGCCGCTGCGGGTAATGGGCACAAGCCCCGAGCCGTCGCGCTCCACCCGCAGCACGCGCTTCTCCGACATGTCGGAGATGTACACGCGCCCGGCCGCGTCAACCGCGATGGCATTCGGCTTGCCCACGAAGACGCTGTCGGTTTCCACCACCGCCACGCTGTCGATAAGGCTGATCGCGGTCGCGCCGTCGGCCGCGGCGCCATCGCGACCTGCGCGATCAGTCGCGGTACCCCCACACGCCACCATCGCAGCGACCGATGCACTCGCGAAAACGCCCATTCGCGGTCGCATCATCGATGCGCCCGGCACGTTGAAATGCATGATGTCGACCCCGATCTGAAAGAAAACCGCCGATTTCTGAAAGTCGTTGCCCACGGTGTTCGGTAGTTGCCCACCGTGTTCGGTTGTTTTGGTGAGCACCGTGACATGTTGGGGCATGGTCATGCCGCGCGCGCTCCGTGCCGTTCTCGATTCCCTGTCCGACAAAGGGGATCCGACGCTGCGTATTGTCCGCGACCTGCGCGCCATCACGGCTGATCTCGACGCGGCGATCTCGGACATCGAGAAGGCGCCGAACGACGAGGAACGTCGTACGGCCCGCCTGCGACGCGTGCGCGCGCTGCGACACATGATCAACACCCTCACCGAGCTCGAGTCCGAATGGACGCGCGCCAGCTAGTCGACCGGGGCGGGGGCCGACGCCACCAAATGCGTGAATTCATGCGGATGAATGCATTGGCAGTATTGACCCTTACATTGTCACGTATTCCGGAGCTCTATGCGTAAGCCTCTCTCTCCCCTGCAAGCCTTTGCGGCCGACGCGGGCGGTGCCACGGATCGTGGTGTCGACCTCGGCGCACAGCTCATGTCATGGCTGTCGGTGGCACAGTCGGCCGATATGCTGGCAGGCGGTTCCGCGCCTTCCGAGCAGGCGCTGGCCCAGTCTACGGCGCTGTTGGCCGAGTTCGGCGATCAGCGCCCCAGCATGGTGCACGATGCGTTGCCGGAACCTACGGTGCCGATTCCGCGCATCGCCGAGCGTTTTCGCGTGGCAGCCGAAGCCATGGAGATCGCCGGCTGCTACGAGTTGGCGTTTACCACCGTGGCAGCGGTGTGCCGACTCACGGCGCACGCCGATGCGGTCACCGCCACGCTGGCCACGTTGCATTTGGGGCGCATCGCGCGACAGATGAACGACTTCGCCGCCGCACAGGACTGCTACGACCGGGTCGTGGTGCGCGCCACGCGTGAACGTGATGCGCCACTGGCTGCGCGCGGCCACATCGGCCGCGCGCTGTTGAGTGACATGCGCGGCAACATACCGGCGGCCGAAGCGAGTTATCGCAAGGCGCTGAATTTAGCCGTGCCCGGTGGCGGGGCGTACACGATGGCCTGTCAGGGCCTCATTACGTTGGCCATCAATCGCCAGCAGTTGGGCGATGCGCTGTTGTATGGATGGCAGTTACACGACGCGAGTGCCGAAGACTCGGAGTTGCGCTATATCGCACTCTTCGAGCTTTCAGTCGTGGCCCTGCACGCCGGCTTTCCTGAACCGGCCCTGCGCGGCTTCACGCATGCGCTGGAGCGGCTCAGCGTGCCGCGCATGCGATTGCTCGTTTTGGGAGGTGCGATCCGGGCGGCGGCCAAACTCCAAAGGCGTGAACAGGTGGCCACGACACGTGAGGCGATTGAACGGGCGATTCGCGACGCCAACCAGGCGCACGACGCCGCGCAAGTCCTCATCCATGGCGCTGGTGCGCTTCACGAAATCGATGACCTGGACGGGGCTCACGCGATGCTCCGAGCCGGTCGCGATCTCTCCGCGCGCCACGGTTATCACGAGTTCGTGTTCCGCGCCGACGAGATGGAGGCCAGCTGGAGCCGCAGCGCGCCGCGTGAAGCCCCTGCCGTAAAGGTGGTTCCCAAGGTTCGTCAGCGGGCGCTTCGCGTCGGCATCGAACGACTCACCGCATTGCGGTAGCCGGTGACTTTTCAACCTCAGCCCCACGGCCGCATATCCTTGCGCGTCGTATCCGCCGGCGGCGGCGTGTTCGGGTCGCCGTTGTCATTGCCAGTCGGCGTCTGGCATGCTGCGACGAGCGGGGCGATGGTGAGCAGAGCAACAAGCAGCAGGCGGCGGGAATCGATCACGTCATACTCCGGGAAGGGGATACCCAGTGATACGGGCATCTGTCCGGGGGTACGTCATCACGGTGGGCAATCACCGAACGCCGTGGGCAACGACTTTTTCACCATGCCATCGATCCTTTCCACGCCAAGAGCAACGTGACGCCTGAGCTCGGCATCGGATGGATCCCGTCGTCGTCCCCGACGATCGATCGTCTCCGCAACATCGTTCCCTTGGGAGCGGTGGTTGTGCCGTGCGTTGATGAGGTCGAGCTGTTGATCGCCGTGAGCAGTGGTCGCGTGGCACTCACCGTCGTGGAAGCGGGCGGCGGGACCAATGCCCCGGCGCTGCTTGCACTGCGGCGCCTGCGTGAGGGGTTTCCGCAGCACCCCGTGATCGCCTGGTGCGATGTGCGCGCCATCGAGTCGCAGGACCTGCTCGAAATCGCCCGCGCCGGCGTACAGGACTTGGTCCGCCAGGATCTCGACGAACTGCGCCACGTCTTCGCCCGGATCGTGGCCTCGGCCACCCAACGCGTCATCAGTCACCGGATCGTGGATGCGTTGGCCGACGTCGTGCCGCAGCGCTTGCATCCCCTGCTGTCATACGTGCTGGAGCACTCCGATGAGCACCTCGACCGCGATGGCGTGGCCGCCGTGTTCGGCCTGTCACGCCGCACCCTGCAGAACCGGCTCACCGCAGCGCGACTCCCGCCTCTGCGGCCATTTCTGACGTGGTGTCGGATTCTGGTGGCGGCCGGGCTGCTCGACGAGCCGGGACACACGCTCGACTCGGTGGCCTCGCAGCTCGATTTCCACGAGGCCGCCAATCTGCGCATGACGCTGCGGCGCTATACCGGCACCAACATCACGCACCTGCGGGCCCGCGGCGCGTTCACGCAGGCCCTCCGGGCGTTCCGTGAAGAAATTGACCGACGCCCATACGTCGAGGCTTCCTTGCCCCAGTCGTCACCAGCGGATTAACTTGTCCCGTCTAGCCGACGAACGGTGTTCCTTCGGGGATGCCACGATCCGGCGTTGCGCGTGTAGCTCAGTTGGATAGAGCGTCTGCCTCCGGAGCAGAAGGTCGCAGGTTCGAGTCCTGCCATGCGCGTCCGTTCGGCCTGCGGTCACTCTCGTTTCCCATGCCTAGTGCACGTAGCCGAGCTGAAGCGGAAGTCTGTTCCTGAACTCCTGGCGCTGGCCGCGTCATTGCATGTCACGAGTACCAGCGGCCTTCGTAAGCAGGAGTTGATCTTCCGTATCGAGCAGGCTCTGCTCGATGCCGAAACGACGCTGTACGGTGAAGGCGTCCTCGAAGTCCTCCCGGAAGGCTACGGCTTTCTCCGGTCGCAGGACTTCAATTATCTGCACGGCCCGGACGATATCTACGTCTCCCCTTCGCAGGTGAAGCGCTTCGACCTCCGCACCGGTGATACGGTGATGGGGGAAGTCCGCCCGCCGAAGGAGTGGGAACGCTATCTCGCGCTCCTCAAGGTGGAGCGCATCAACGGTGGTGACCCTGAGCAGTCGAAATTGCGTAGCGCCTTCGACAACCTGACCGCGAAGTACCCCGACGAACGCATCCGCCTCGAGCGGAGCAACGGCGAAGTCGCAACCCGTATCTGCGACATCATCGCCCCGCTCGGGAAGGGCCAGCGCGCCCTCATCGTTGCCCCGCCAAAGGGT harbors:
- a CDS encoding efflux RND transporter periplasmic adaptor subunit, with the translated sequence MATFPRYGDSNCVPSLGVAHPHAPASLLTIPMQTPPSRPARVLGPLVVAPLLAALTFTACNKGDAAATTDSASATSTAAQEAAEEAGRPALALPVMAEEARDGDLVLRVTTTGQIRSDAAVKLRAEVAGTVAQLVVRPGQSVSKGQVLARLDGYPFDLSVRDAQASTDEAEQRFLESFVPESVVTGRGPTPEQRKALMNKAGLVGARLRLERAKYEQDRATIRSPVNGIVDAIEISAGEKVSAGQPLLTVVDTRNLRIEAQVLEHDLPLVRVGGEASISSAGAQGRLLRGRVDALLPLVDSVTRAGRAIVRVQGDGTLRPGMYADVQLEATRLPGRRMVPSRAVIERDGRPLVFVVKDGRAQWTYIVPGRTNGIDTEVLPDSTTGQIPVNPGDQIITEGHLTLTHDAPVRVTAPREASPATGASGERAPSDRAPKLKR
- a CDS encoding thioredoxin domain-containing protein → MAESSRWGTISSALLTVCALLVTAAVVRREFFPPVRSAPKNRELREALESWGVGRRMGPESAPVALLVFSDFQCPFCSVLQQNLKRIRERYPDAIRVEYRHMPIENLHPYAFDAALAAECAGDQDRFERFHDALFESQDSIPSEQWSAFARKSGVADVAAFERCVTSRRFDTRVKADMAQARTLKLSGTPSVIVGSTLLGGTPSVSVLDSIVRANVPSVVPAVGGRRQPAR
- a CDS encoding helix-turn-helix domain-containing protein, translated to MTPELGIGWIPSSSPTIDRLRNIVPLGAVVVPCVDEVELLIAVSSGRVALTVVEAGGGTNAPALLALRRLREGFPQHPVIAWCDVRAIESQDLLEIARAGVQDLVRQDLDELRHVFARIVASATQRVISHRIVDALADVVPQRLHPLLSYVLEHSDEHLDRDGVAAVFGLSRRTLQNRLTAARLPPLRPFLTWCRILVAAGLLDEPGHTLDSVASQLDFHEAANLRMTLRRYTGTNITHLRARGAFTQALRAFREEIDRRPYVEASLPQSSPAD